A segment of the Candidatus Andeanibacterium colombiense genome:
GCCAGCGCTACCCGGCGTCCGACATTCCGCAGCAGGCGCGCAAGCTCTATTTGCGCAGTGTATTTCGCATCATTGCCGACATCGGAGCCACGCCCGTGCCGATCGTGCCCCAGCTCGACGGCGAAGGGCAGATGCTCGACCAGTCGCTGTCGCTGCTGCGCGCGGTGTCTCCGATCCATATCGAATATCTCAAGAACATGGGTGTAACCGCGTCGCTTTCGATCTCGATCATCGTCGGCGGCAAATTGTGGGGCCTGTTCGCCTGTCATCATTACGCGCCGCGTCTGCCCAATCTGGCGATGCGCACGGCGGCGGAATTGTTCGGGCAGATGTTCTCGCTGATGCTCGAGAGCCGCGAACGTGCGGAGACCGCCGAATACGAAGCCCGCGCCCGCGCCGCGACCGACCGGCTGATGGCGTCGGTGGCGCAGGACGATTCGCTGCTGCAGGACGCCGAATGGGTCGGTGAAGTGGTGTTCGATACCATTCCGGCCGACGGGGTGGCGGTGTTGCTCAACGGAGCGATGTCGCTGCACGGGCTTACCCCTGGAGCGGAGGATTTCCGGGCGCTGGTCGGCACGCTCAACAGTGTTTCCAAGGGCGAGGTGCTCGCGACCGATTCGATCCAGGCGGTGATGCCCGCAGCGGCGGCCTATGCCGAGATCGCGGCCGGGATGATCGCGATCCCGCTGTCGCGCCGCCCGCGCGATTACGTGGTACTGTTCCGCAGCGAACAGCTGCGTTCGGTGCGCTGGGGCGGCAATCCCGAGAAGGCGGTCGAAACCGGCCCGCTCGGCGACCGACTGACGCCGCGAAAGAGTTTCGAGATCTGGTCGCAGCTGGTGAAAGGGCGTTCGCTGCCGTTCACCCAGTCCGAGCGGCGGGTGGCTGAAGCCTTGCGGATCGGGATACTCGAAGTACTGGTCCGGCTGGCCGACAGCGCCGGCGAGGAACGCCAGCGCGCGGCCGAGCGGCAGGAATTGCTGATAGCCGAACTCAACCACCGGGTGCGCAACATTCTCGCGCTGATCCGCGGGCTGGTGTCGCAGACCCGCGAAGGCACTCTGGGGGTCGAGGATTTCATCGCCAATCTCGATAGCCGGGTGCAGGCTCTGGCGCGCGCGCACGAACAGGTCACCCGCGACCATTGGGCCCCGGCGCGATTGCGCGATCTGATCGAGACCGAGGCCAATGCATTCCTCACAAAGAAGCGCACCCAGCTAAAGGCCGAAGGGCCGAACGTGCTGATCCAACCCCCTGCCTTCACCGCGCTGGCGCTGGTTTTCCACGAGCTGATCACCAACGCAGTAAAGTACGGCGCGCTGTCGGATGGCGGCAGCGTTGCGGTGAACTGGAAGCTCGACGAGGATGGCAGCCTGGTGATCGACTGGGCCGAAAGCGGCGGCCCGCCGGTTATGCCCCCGTCGCGGCGCGGTTTCGGCACGGTGGTGATCGAACAGACGATCCCCCACGACCTGGGCGGCGATGCCAGGCTGCACTACCAGCTTGGCGGCCTTTCCGCCCACTTCTGCATCCCGTCGCGCCATGTCGCGGGTGTCGGCAGCGGCGAGGCGATCAGCGTTGCGCCCCCCCTGCCGGACGACGAGGCGCGGCCGCTCGCCGGGCGCAGGGTGATGCTGGTCGAGGACAGCCTGATCATCGCGCTTGACGGGGAAGACGTGCTGCGCTCGCTCGGCGCGGAAGAGGTCAAGCTTGCCGCCAGCGTCCGCGGAGCGATGAAATTGCTGGATGAATTTCCGCTCGACCTGGCGGTGCTCGACTACAATCTCGGCGCCGAGAACAGTGAGCCCATCGCTGAAGAATTGAACTATCGCGGCATCCCGTTCCTCTTCGCGACCGGCTATGGCAGCGGCCTCGACGCGGCGCGTTTTGCCAGCGTGCCGATCGTCACCAAGCCCTATGGCAAGGGCGACATCGGCAAGGCCGTGGCGAAGCTCGACGCCGGCCCCTAGCCTACGGGAACGCCGCCCTTGATGACCTTGTCGACATGCTCGAGCACGGTCACGTCGCTCAGCGGATCGCCTTTCACCGCGACGATGTCGGCCCAGGCGCCCGGCTTCAGCACCCCGACCTGGCCTTTCTGGTCGAGCGCGTCGCCGGCATTGATCGTGGCTGCGCGGATCGCGTCGAGCGGGGTCATGCCGTATTGGACCATATATTTGAACTGACCGGCCGAGGTTTCCTGCGGCATCACCCCGGCGTCCGTGCCGAACAGCATCTTGACTCCGGCCTTGAACGCCTTGCGGAAATTGTCGCGCTGAATCTGCGCGATATCGCGGTCCTTCTGGAGGTTTTCCTCCAGCACGCCGTTCTTCTTGCCTTCCGACTGGGTGTATTCGGTGTTGAAGATGTCCATCGTGAACCAGGTGCCGTGCTGTTTCGCGAGTTCGATGCCCTCGTCATCGACCAGGCTGGCGTGTTCGATCGTGTCGATGCCGGCGCGGATCGCGGCCTTGATCCCTTCGGCGCCGTGCGCATGGGCCGCGACCTTGAGCCCGACCATGTGCGCCTCGTCGGTGACGGCTTTCAATTCCTCGAAGGTCATCTGCTGCTGGCCCGGCGTGTCGCCATGCGAGAACACCCCGCCGGTCGCGCAGATCTTGATCACCCCGGCGCCGTATTTTTTCATCTCGCGCACGCGCTGGCGGAATTCGTCGGGGCTGTCGGCCACCGCGGGCGATTTCTTATCCATGCTCGGCGGGAAACCGGTGTCGTCACAGTGACCACCGGTAGCGCCGAGCGCGTAATTAGCGGTGGTGATGCGCGGGCCCTGGGTCCAGCCCTCCTCGATCGCTTCTTTCGCGCCCTCGACGTCGTAGTTCTGGTCCCCGACGTTGCGAACTGAAGTGAAGCCGTGGTCGAGCATCTTCCTTGCGTTGACCGCGCCGAGCACGGCCCAGAAGCTGTCGGTGAACTGGAGCGAATTATAGCCGCCGTATTCGGGACGCCCGTCGAGATGGACATGCATGTCGATCAATCCGGGGAGGATCGTGTCCTCGCCCAGATCGATCAAGCTTGCATCCGCAGGTGCGGCCTTACCGCTGTCGATGGAGGCGACCTTGCCGTCGGTGACGGTGATCAGCGGGTTGGCGATATATTTCCCGCTCTCGACATCAAGCAGGCGTGCGGCCTTGACGTAAACCGTCTCGGCGGCTGCGGGGCTCGCCAGCATGCCGGTGAGGGCAGTGGCAATTATCGCTTTTTGGGCGAAGCGCCGCAGCGCCGAAACGGTTGCGTTCATCCTATTCTCCGAAGGTACGCTGCCACCATCCGCGGCGCGAACCGCCTTCCGGCGCTTCTTCGGCGGCCGGTTCTTCTGCGGCAGCCTCGGCCGGAGCCTCCTCGGCCGGTGCGGCTTTGGGCTCGGGGGCTGGGGCAGCCTTCTTCGCGCGGCTGCGCTTGGGCTTGGGAGCGGGCTCGGCTTCCGCTTCCGGCTCGGGAGTGGGCGCTTCCTCGACCGGAGCTTCTTCCTTCACCTTCTTCGCGCGGCTGCGCTTGGGTTTCGGAGCAGGCTCGGCTTCGGCTTCCGGCTCGGCCGCCGGAACCTCCGCGGCGGGCGCTTCCACCGCGGGTTCTTCCTTGACCTTGCGGGCGCGGCTGCGACGGGCCTTGGGCTTTTCCTCCGCAGGCGCTTCCTCGATCGGCTCCGCGACTACCGAGATATCCTCGGCGAGATGGTCGGAGAGCTCCGCGGGGGTCTGTTCCGTGCCGGCTTCGCCTTCACCTTCGCCTTCGTCGCGGCGGCGATTGCGATTGCGTCCACCGCGGCGGCGACGCTTCTTGCGCGGCCGATCCTCGTCCTCGTCGGAACGCTCGGGCCGATCGTCGGCTTCGCCATCTTCGTCGCCCTGCTCGTCGTCGGAACGCCCCTCGCGCTCCTCGTCGGAGCCGGGCTCGTCCGAACCGCGTTCGTCACGATTGCGGCCACGTCCGCCACGGCGGCGGCGGCGGCGCTTGTTGCCGTCGTCGCGCTCGGACCGATCTTCGCGGTGTTCGCGCTCTTCTTCCTCGTCCTCGTCCTCGAAGGCGTCGAGTTCCTCGTCGTCCTCGGGCTCGTCATAGACGATCGGCTCGAACTTCGGGACCGAAGTCGGGCGCGGACCACCGGAGGTGACCCGCATCTTCGAACCTTCGTCCTCGCCTTCCGGGATCACCTGCACGGTGACGCCATAACGATCCTCGATCTCGTGGAGATCGGCGCGCTTGGCGTTGAGCATGTAGATCGAGGCTTCGGTCGAGGCGTAGAGCGTGATGATCGTGCCCTTGCCCTTGGCCGCTTCGTCCTCGATCAGGCGCAGCGCCGAAAGGCCTGCGCTCGATGCGGTACGAACCAGGCCGGTGCCATCGCAGTGCGGGCACGAGCGGGTGGTCGCCTCGAGCACGCCGGTGCGCAGGCGCTGGCGGCTCATCTCCATCAGGCCGAAGCCGGAGATGCGGCCGACCTGGATGCGCGCGCGATCGTGCTTGAGCGCGTCCTTCATCGCGCGTTCGACCTTACGGATGTTGGAGTTGTACTCCATGTCGATGAAGTCGATCACGACCAGGCCCGCCATGTCGCGCAGGCGGAGCTGGCGGGCGATCTCCTGCGCCGCTTCCATGTTGGTGGAGAGTGCGGTCTGCTCGATCCCGTGTTCCTTGGTGGAACGGCCGGAGTTGATGTCGATCGAGACCAGCGCCTCGGTCGGATTGATCACGATGTACCCGCCCGAACGCAGCTGGACGACCGGATCGTACATCGCGCTGAGCTGGTCCTCGGCGCCATAGCGCTGGAACAGCGGCACCGGATCGGAATAGGCCTTCACCCGCTTCGCGTGGCTCGGCATCAGCAATTTCATGAAATCGCGGGCGGCCCTGTAGCCGTCCTCGCCTTCGACGACGACTTCCTCGATTTCCTTGTTGTAGATGTCGCGGATCGCCCGCTTGATCAGGTCGCTGTCCGAATGAATCACCGCGGGCGCGGTGGACTTCATCGTGTTCTCGCGGATCTCGTCCCACACGCGGGCGAGATAATCGAAGTCGCGCTTGATCTCGGTCTTGTTGCGCTGCAGCCCGGCGGTGCGGACGATGCAGCCCATCGATTTCGGCAAGTTCAGCTCGGAGACGATGCTCTTCAGGCGCTTGCGGTCCCCGGCGTTGGAGATCTTGCGCGAAATCCCTCCGCCATGGGTGGAATTCGGCATCAACACGCAATAGCGGCCGGCGAGGCTGAGATAGGTGGTGAGGGCGGCACCCTTGTTGCCGCGCTCTTCCTTCACGACCTGGACCAGCAGCACCTGGCGGCGGTGGATCACGTCCTGGATCTTGTAGCGGCGGCGCAGCGCCATGCGCTTGGCGCGCACTTCATCGACTTCCTTGGCACGGGCGCGGTTGCCGCCGCCCTTGCCACCGCGACCATCGCGGCGGCCACGGCCGCGGCCGCGACGGGGGCGATCGCCGCTGCCTTCGTCGCCGTCCTCGCCGTGTTCGGCGGCGGCTTCATGCTCGCCGTCTTCGTCGTCATGCTCGTCGGAACCGTCCTCGCGGTCGTCGTCGTGCTCATCCTCGTCGTCGGCGAAGCCGCCTTCGATGGTCGCGACATCGTCCTTCTCGGAAGTGTCGATTTCTTCGACCCCGGCGAAGTCGTCGTCACCGGCTTCGGCGCGGGCGTCTTCTTCCTCTTCCTCTTCGGCGCGGAGAGCCGCTTCCTCGGCGATCGCTTCGGCCTCTTCGGCCAGCAGCGCCTCGCGGTCTTCCTTCGGGATCTGGTAATAGTCCGGGTGGATCTCGCTGAAGGCGAGGAAGCCGTGACGATTGCCACCGAA
Coding sequences within it:
- a CDS encoding amidohydrolase family protein, which translates into the protein MNATVSALRRFAQKAIIATALTGMLASPAAAETVYVKAARLLDVESGKYIANPLITVTDGKVASIDSGKAAPADASLIDLGEDTILPGLIDMHVHLDGRPEYGGYNSLQFTDSFWAVLGAVNARKMLDHGFTSVRNVGDQNYDVEGAKEAIEEGWTQGPRITTANYALGATGGHCDDTGFPPSMDKKSPAVADSPDEFRQRVREMKKYGAGVIKICATGGVFSHGDTPGQQQMTFEELKAVTDEAHMVGLKVAAHAHGAEGIKAAIRAGIDTIEHASLVDDEGIELAKQHGTWFTMDIFNTEYTQSEGKKNGVLEENLQKDRDIAQIQRDNFRKAFKAGVKMLFGTDAGVMPQETSAGQFKYMVQYGMTPLDAIRAATINAGDALDQKGQVGVLKPGAWADIVAVKGDPLSDVTVLEHVDKVIKGGVPVG
- a CDS encoding HWE histidine kinase domain-containing protein, which codes for MAGEPAASKVDLTNCDREPIHVLGNIQPFGFLVVVGADWLISRVSANIGAFTGKGPGELVGAPLTALFTEDGVHSVRNRIAMLRGPDAVERLYRQSLIEGRPPFDVAVHLAGDAIVIEVEPASEDVGEAAGLVRTLVTRLSQTETLRTFISQSALLVRAITGFDRVMVYRFDDEGSGEVVAEALNPGVESFLGQRYPASDIPQQARKLYLRSVFRIIADIGATPVPIVPQLDGEGQMLDQSLSLLRAVSPIHIEYLKNMGVTASLSISIIVGGKLWGLFACHHYAPRLPNLAMRTAAELFGQMFSLMLESRERAETAEYEARARAATDRLMASVAQDDSLLQDAEWVGEVVFDTIPADGVAVLLNGAMSLHGLTPGAEDFRALVGTLNSVSKGEVLATDSIQAVMPAAAAYAEIAAGMIAIPLSRRPRDYVVLFRSEQLRSVRWGGNPEKAVETGPLGDRLTPRKSFEIWSQLVKGRSLPFTQSERRVAEALRIGILEVLVRLADSAGEERQRAAERQELLIAELNHRVRNILALIRGLVSQTREGTLGVEDFIANLDSRVQALARAHEQVTRDHWAPARLRDLIETEANAFLTKKRTQLKAEGPNVLIQPPAFTALALVFHELITNAVKYGALSDGGSVAVNWKLDEDGSLVIDWAESGGPPVMPPSRRGFGTVVIEQTIPHDLGGDARLHYQLGGLSAHFCIPSRHVAGVGSGEAISVAPPLPDDEARPLAGRRVMLVEDSLIIALDGEDVLRSLGAEEVKLAASVRGAMKLLDEFPLDLAVLDYNLGAENSEPIAEELNYRGIPFLFATGYGSGLDAARFASVPIVTKPYGKGDIGKAVAKLDAGP
- a CDS encoding ribonuclease E/G; the protein is MATRMLIDARHPEETRVAVLKGNRIDEFDFESAEHKQIKGNIYLAKVTRVEPSLQAAFVDFGGNRHGFLAFSEIHPDYYQIPKEDREALLAEEAEAIAEEAALRAEEEEEEDARAEAGDDDFAGVEEIDTSEKDDVATIEGGFADDEDEHDDDREDGSDEHDDEDGEHEAAAEHGEDGDEGSGDRPRRGRGRGRRDGRGGKGGGNRARAKEVDEVRAKRMALRRRYKIQDVIHRRQVLLVQVVKEERGNKGAALTTYLSLAGRYCVLMPNSTHGGGISRKISNAGDRKRLKSIVSELNLPKSMGCIVRTAGLQRNKTEIKRDFDYLARVWDEIRENTMKSTAPAVIHSDSDLIKRAIRDIYNKEIEEVVVEGEDGYRAARDFMKLLMPSHAKRVKAYSDPVPLFQRYGAEDQLSAMYDPVVQLRSGGYIVINPTEALVSIDINSGRSTKEHGIEQTALSTNMEAAQEIARQLRLRDMAGLVVIDFIDMEYNSNIRKVERAMKDALKHDRARIQVGRISGFGLMEMSRQRLRTGVLEATTRSCPHCDGTGLVRTASSAGLSALRLIEDEAAKGKGTIITLYASTEASIYMLNAKRADLHEIEDRYGVTVQVIPEGEDEGSKMRVTSGGPRPTSVPKFEPIVYDEPEDDEELDAFEDEDEEEEREHREDRSERDDGNKRRRRRRGGRGRNRDERGSDEPGSDEEREGRSDDEQGDEDGEADDRPERSDEDEDRPRKKRRRRGGRNRNRRRDEGEGEGEAGTEQTPAELSDHLAEDISVVAEPIEEAPAEEKPKARRSRARKVKEEPAVEAPAAEVPAAEPEAEAEPAPKPKRSRAKKVKEEAPVEEAPTPEPEAEAEPAPKPKRSRAKKAAPAPEPKAAPAEEAPAEAAAEEPAAEEAPEGGSRRGWWQRTFGE